From Curtobacterium sp. SGAir0471, the proteins below share one genomic window:
- a CDS encoding F0F1 ATP synthase subunit delta, whose protein sequence is MRSATREALASTRAVLTDLGDAVQLDTGVEILAAGRAIAGAPQLLGLLADPTADVVGKKSVIDRVFGGQSDATRAVLTAAAGSRWSSQQDLLAGIEDAGIRAVARTAPAETSIEAELFSFETAVRSDAALELALGTKLGSPSEKGALVQRLVGAKVSPQTTAILEHLVQQPRGRRIGEIVRDASRIVADQAGKVVATVITASPLSDGQAARVARGIAERYGKDVSVNQVVDPAVVGGVRVQVGGDVIDGTVSTRLSELRLQLAG, encoded by the coding sequence ATGCGCAGCGCCACCAGGGAAGCGCTCGCGTCGACGCGGGCGGTGCTCACCGACCTCGGTGACGCCGTCCAGCTCGACACGGGTGTCGAGATCCTCGCCGCAGGGCGTGCGATCGCCGGGGCGCCGCAGCTGCTCGGTCTGCTGGCCGACCCGACGGCTGACGTCGTCGGCAAGAAGTCGGTCATCGACCGGGTCTTCGGCGGCCAGTCCGACGCCACGCGTGCGGTCCTGACCGCGGCGGCCGGCTCGCGCTGGTCCTCGCAGCAGGACCTGCTCGCGGGCATCGAGGACGCCGGCATCCGTGCCGTCGCCCGGACCGCGCCGGCGGAGACGTCGATCGAGGCCGAGCTGTTCTCCTTCGAGACGGCGGTCCGTTCGGACGCCGCGCTCGAACTGGCGCTGGGCACCAAGCTTGGCAGCCCGTCGGAGAAGGGCGCGCTCGTCCAGCGGCTCGTCGGCGCCAAGGTCTCGCCGCAGACCACCGCCATCCTGGAGCACCTCGTGCAGCAGCCTCGTGGCCGCCGCATCGGTGAGATCGTCCGCGACGCCTCGCGCATCGTGGCCGACCAGGCCGGCAAGGTCGTCGCGACGGTCATCACGGCCTCCCCGCTCTCCGACGGCCAGGCGGCCCGTGTCGCCCGCGGCATTGCGGAGCGCTACGGCAAGGACGTCAGCGTGAACCAGGTCGTCGACCCCGCGGTCGTCGGCGGGGTCCGCGTGCAGGTCGGTGGCGACGTCATCGACGGCACGGTGTCCACGCGCCTGTCGGAGCTCCGGCTCCAGCTCGCCGGCTGA
- the atpE gene encoding ATP synthase F0 subunit C, giving the protein MDATTVLAEINGNIATVGYGLAAIGPAIGVGIVVGKTIESVARQPELQGRLTTLMYIGIAFTEALAFIGIATYFIFTN; this is encoded by the coding sequence GTGGACGCAACGACCGTTCTCGCGGAGATCAACGGCAACATCGCAACGGTTGGCTACGGCCTCGCCGCGATCGGTCCGGCCATCGGCGTGGGCATCGTCGTCGGCAAGACGATCGAGTCCGTCGCTCGCCAGCCGGAGCTCCAGGGCCGTCTGACGACCCTCATGTACATCGGTATCGCCTTCACGGAGGCCCTGGCCTTCATCGGTATCGCGACGTACTTCATCTTCACCAACTAA
- a CDS encoding DUF4192 family protein, with protein sequence MTSTTRRPSSTQVRYPREIAAAVTLRAACAALVAPSPPSASFAPQRAGASAGDEVLARPQAVAVTTACGALATRFALVGFLASRGRPDPGTVVPFDPFRDPTPPALGGSGPEPDRARLRVAGDRCAAAWRTWRADGAVGGDVAIGAAGALALGAWCAWALGSSARAEVRARHALDTRPDDPFGWLVLRAVRSGHGPGWATPTGSTGSSTVG encoded by the coding sequence ATGACCTCCACGACACGACGCCCTTCGTCCACCCAGGTGCGCTACCCGCGTGAGATCGCCGCTGCGGTCACCCTGCGCGCCGCCTGTGCCGCGCTCGTCGCGCCGTCCCCGCCGTCCGCGTCGTTCGCGCCCCAGCGAGCCGGTGCGTCGGCAGGCGACGAGGTGCTCGCGCGTCCGCAGGCCGTCGCGGTGACGACGGCGTGCGGCGCGCTCGCGACCCGCTTCGCGCTGGTCGGCTTCCTCGCCTCGCGGGGTCGCCCGGACCCCGGGACGGTCGTGCCGTTCGACCCGTTCCGCGACCCGACGCCGCCGGCGCTCGGCGGATCGGGTCCGGAGCCGGACCGCGCGCGGCTGCGGGTGGCGGGTGACCGGTGCGCTGCTGCCTGGCGGACCTGGCGCGCCGACGGGGCGGTCGGGGGAGACGTGGCGATCGGCGCGGCCGGTGCCCTCGCACTCGGTGCGTGGTGCGCCTGGGCGCTCGGGTCCTCCGCGCGGGCCGAGGTCCGCGCGCGGCACGCCCTGGACACGCGCCCGGACGACCCCTTCGGCTGGTTGGTCCTGCGCGCCGTCCGGTCCGGACACGGACCCGGGTGGGCCACGCCCACGGGGTCGACAGGATCGTCTACGGTGGGATGA
- a CDS encoding F0F1 ATP synthase subunit B: MQTALIIAAEETHNPLIPPVYDIVWSAVAFVIIFLVMWRVVTPRITKMLDERTEAIEGGIKKAEAAQEQAAAALDEYNKQLADARAEASRIREQARADATAIGNEVREQAQADAARITANAQAQIEAERQSALQSLRSEVGTLALDLASGVIGESLKDDQKSAAVVDRFLADLEASQGQSAGER; the protein is encoded by the coding sequence ATGCAGACTGCACTCATCATCGCGGCGGAGGAGACCCACAATCCGCTGATCCCACCGGTGTACGACATCGTGTGGTCCGCGGTGGCCTTCGTCATCATCTTCCTCGTGATGTGGCGCGTCGTGACGCCGCGCATCACGAAGATGCTCGATGAGCGCACCGAGGCCATCGAGGGTGGCATCAAGAAGGCGGAGGCCGCTCAGGAGCAGGCCGCCGCTGCACTCGACGAGTACAACAAGCAGCTCGCGGACGCGCGTGCCGAGGCCTCGCGCATCCGTGAGCAGGCCCGTGCCGACGCCACCGCGATCGGCAACGAGGTCCGCGAGCAGGCACAGGCCGATGCAGCACGCATCACCGCCAACGCCCAGGCGCAGATCGAGGCCGAGCGGCAGAGCGCGCTCCAGTCGCTGCGGAGCGAGGTGGGCACCCTCGCCCTCGACCTCGCCTCCGGTGTGATCGGGGAGTCCCTCAAGGACGACCAGAAGTCGGCTGCGGTCGTGGACCGCTTCCTCGCCGACCTCGAGGCGTCGCAGGGCCAGTCCGCCGGGGAGCGCTGA
- a CDS encoding YaaA family protein translates to MTGLTVLLPPSETKREGGDTARTLDLGALSFPELSDERAAVITAARSVSSEESTARTALKLGPRSVGERLRNLALDTAPTLPAIERYTGVLYDPLDAPGADDATRRWWADHVVVQSAMFGPIGAGDEIPAYRLSHDSRLGALRLAKHWPEPSSRVLGRRADGLVLDLRSEGYRALGPVPEALTLRVVSVDDGGRRRALNHWNKTAKGRLTALLGRTGAEVGDTAGLLRWAGEHGVVVERTDDGWDLVAESLEPVRV, encoded by the coding sequence CTGACCGGACTGACCGTCCTCCTCCCGCCGTCCGAGACGAAGCGGGAGGGCGGGGACACGGCACGCACCCTCGACCTGGGTGCGCTGTCCTTCCCGGAACTGTCCGACGAGCGGGCCGCGGTGATCACCGCGGCCCGCTCCGTCAGTTCCGAGGAGTCCACGGCACGGACGGCCTTGAAGCTCGGCCCGAGGTCGGTGGGCGAGCGACTCCGCAACCTGGCGCTCGACACCGCACCGACGCTGCCGGCGATCGAGCGGTACACCGGTGTGCTCTACGACCCACTCGACGCTCCGGGTGCGGACGACGCGACGCGGCGCTGGTGGGCGGACCACGTCGTGGTCCAGTCCGCGATGTTCGGCCCGATCGGCGCCGGCGACGAGATCCCCGCGTACCGGCTCTCGCACGACTCGAGGCTCGGCGCGCTCCGACTCGCGAAGCACTGGCCCGAGCCGTCCTCCCGTGTGCTCGGTCGTCGCGCCGATGGTCTCGTGCTCGACCTGCGTTCCGAGGGCTACCGTGCGCTCGGGCCGGTCCCCGAGGCGCTCACCCTCCGGGTGGTCAGCGTCGACGACGGCGGACGTCGTCGGGCGCTGAACCACTGGAACAAGACCGCGAAGGGGCGGCTGACCGCGCTCCTCGGACGGACCGGTGCGGAGGTGGGCGACACCGCGGGACTGCTTCGGTGGGCCGGCGAGCACGGCGTGGTGGTCGAACGCACGGACGACGGCTGGGACCTGGTCGCGGAGAGCCTCGAGCCGGTCCGCGTCTGA
- a CDS encoding PP2C family protein-serine/threonine phosphatase, with translation MTELGRAATEHAIDVPGAAGTPLTLSWGAATDVGRRRDHNEDSYVVGAPFFVVADGMGGHLAGDRASDAVVRRLDQVATGDFTSRQDIQRALLLATADIERAAGGNALGAGTTVTGVALVASHGQPAALVFNVGDSRTYRIESGALRRVTVDHSVVQEMVDAGLLRAEDAEQHPDSNVITRAVGFGEPPEPDWWTLPLRAGDRYIVCSDGLTKELGDVGIARIAARVPAAQALAERLVGDAVVAGGRDNVTVVVVQVDGAPEDPDVEDTLPRH, from the coding sequence GTGACCGAACTCGGCCGAGCTGCCACCGAGCACGCCATCGACGTCCCCGGCGCAGCCGGCACCCCCCTGACGCTCTCGTGGGGAGCCGCGACCGACGTCGGTCGACGTCGGGACCACAACGAGGACAGCTACGTCGTCGGTGCGCCGTTCTTCGTCGTCGCCGACGGCATGGGTGGGCACCTCGCGGGCGACCGGGCGAGCGACGCGGTCGTCCGACGACTCGACCAGGTCGCGACGGGCGACTTCACCAGCCGCCAGGACATCCAGCGGGCCCTGCTGCTCGCCACCGCCGACATCGAGCGGGCGGCCGGTGGCAACGCCCTCGGCGCCGGGACCACCGTGACCGGCGTCGCGCTCGTCGCGAGCCACGGGCAGCCGGCTGCGCTCGTGTTCAACGTGGGTGACTCCCGCACCTACCGGATCGAGTCCGGCGCACTGCGGCGCGTGACGGTGGACCACTCGGTCGTGCAGGAGATGGTCGACGCCGGGCTCCTCCGGGCCGAGGACGCCGAGCAGCACCCCGACAGCAACGTCATCACCCGCGCGGTCGGCTTCGGTGAGCCGCCGGAGCCCGACTGGTGGACGCTGCCGCTGCGTGCCGGTGACCGCTACATCGTGTGCTCCGACGGGCTCACCAAGGAACTCGGTGACGTCGGTATCGCCCGGATCGCGGCGCGGGTGCCCGCGGCCCAGGCACTGGCCGAGCGGCTGGTCGGGGACGCGGTCGTCGCCGGCGGCCGCGACAACGTCACGGTGGTGGTCGTGCAGGTCGACGGCGCGCCCGAGGACCCCGACGTCGAGGACACGCTGCCGCGGCACTGA
- a CDS encoding F0F1 ATP synthase subunit epsilon, with translation MAALTVSVVSADREVWTGDATMVVARTTEGQIGILAGHEPLLATLAQGQVRITRADGSTVTADAEDGFLSVEHDTVTIVARQAALAS, from the coding sequence ATGGCGGCACTCACCGTGAGCGTCGTCTCGGCGGACCGTGAGGTCTGGACGGGCGACGCCACCATGGTCGTCGCACGGACGACGGAGGGCCAGATCGGCATCCTCGCGGGGCACGAGCCACTGCTCGCGACCCTCGCGCAGGGCCAGGTCCGCATCACCCGGGCCGACGGCTCGACGGTGACGGCGGACGCCGAGGACGGCTTCCTGTCGGTCGAGCACGACACGGTCACGATCGTGGCGCGGCAGGCCGCGCTGGCGTCCTGA
- a CDS encoding F0F1 ATP synthase subunit gamma — protein MAAQVRVYRQRIKSAKTTKKVTRAMELISASRIQKAQARMAASGPYSRAVTRAVSAVATFSNVDHVLTTEPESSTRAAVVLFTSDRGLNGAFSTNVLKQGEELASLLRSEGKEVVFYLVGRKSVGYFAFRERPSERQWIGGTDQPEFSTAKEIGDAVVSKFLQDTAEGGVDEIHIVFNRFISLATQEPQVVRLLPLEVVEGVEEPADGEPLPLYEFEPDADAVLDALLPVYIESRIFNAMLQSAASEHAARQKAMKSASDNADSLINEFTRLANNARQAEITQQISEIVGGADALSSKKK, from the coding sequence ATGGCAGCACAGGTCCGGGTCTACCGACAGCGCATCAAGTCGGCGAAGACCACGAAGAAGGTCACTCGCGCGATGGAGCTGATCTCGGCGTCGCGGATCCAGAAGGCGCAGGCCCGCATGGCCGCGTCCGGCCCGTACTCGCGGGCCGTGACGCGGGCCGTGTCGGCCGTGGCGACGTTCTCGAACGTCGACCACGTGCTGACCACGGAGCCCGAGTCGTCGACGCGTGCCGCGGTCGTGCTGTTCACGTCCGACCGTGGTCTGAACGGCGCGTTCAGCACCAACGTCCTCAAGCAGGGCGAGGAGCTCGCCTCCCTGCTCCGGAGCGAGGGCAAGGAGGTCGTGTTCTACCTCGTCGGCCGCAAGTCGGTCGGGTACTTCGCGTTCCGCGAGCGCCCGTCCGAGCGGCAGTGGATCGGTGGGACCGACCAGCCGGAGTTCTCGACGGCCAAGGAGATCGGCGACGCGGTCGTGTCGAAGTTCCTCCAGGACACGGCGGAGGGCGGCGTGGACGAGATCCACATCGTCTTCAACCGGTTCATCAGCCTGGCGACCCAGGAGCCGCAGGTCGTGCGCCTGCTCCCGCTCGAGGTCGTCGAGGGCGTGGAGGAGCCGGCCGACGGTGAGCCCCTGCCGCTGTACGAGTTCGAGCCCGACGCCGACGCCGTCCTCGACGCGCTGCTCCCGGTCTACATCGAGAGCCGGATCTTCAACGCCATGCTGCAGTCGGCTGCCTCCGAGCACGCCGCCCGTCAGAAGGCGATGAAGTCCGCGAGCGACAACGCCGACTCGCTCATCAACGAGTTCACCCGGCTCGCGAACAACGCGCGTCAGGCCGAGATCACCCAGCAGATCTCCGAGATCGTCGGCGGCGCCGACGCCCTCTCGTCGAAGAAGAAGTAG
- a CDS encoding serine/threonine-protein kinase: MARRLPSDPPVIAGFSPVHVLGSGGFADVFLYEQDMPRRQVAVKVLLDEVVDERVRQMFQAEANLMARLSTHPSILTVFQASIAADGRPYLVMELCSSSLSQRYRREPLPVSEVLAVGIRIGSALETAHREGVLHRDVKPSNILRTAYGAPVLSDFGIAATIGSADPDEPVGMSIPWSAPEVLGDESRGTVQSEVYSLAATVYSLLAGRSPFEVPGGKNAAADLMDRIDKGGARPTGRTDVPPSLERLLATAMSRRVSTRPATVMEFVRGLQQVEAELGIPQTPAEVAVESWAVATPSSDADRTVVRELQPPSRTGARRRTRRAVRGGASTGVQSVGTVHRTGSATVARRRGRTNVVVAGSAGVLVLAAVAVVSVLLVTRAGTASIPTVRDVSARAGADSVSFSWADPGLRPGDTYVITSSGATSQQTGTTFVVSGGTGAEQCITVAVNRDGKTGAASPEQCGTIGSTG, translated from the coding sequence ATGGCCCGACGCCTGCCGTCCGATCCGCCCGTCATCGCCGGGTTCAGCCCCGTCCACGTCCTGGGTTCCGGTGGCTTCGCCGACGTGTTCCTCTACGAACAGGACATGCCCCGACGACAGGTCGCGGTGAAGGTGCTCCTGGACGAGGTCGTCGACGAGCGCGTCCGGCAGATGTTCCAGGCCGAGGCGAACCTGATGGCCCGGCTCAGCACGCACCCCTCCATCCTCACGGTGTTCCAGGCCAGCATCGCGGCCGACGGCCGACCGTACCTGGTCATGGAGCTGTGCTCGTCCTCGCTCAGCCAGCGCTACCGTCGCGAGCCGCTCCCCGTGTCCGAGGTCCTGGCCGTCGGCATCCGCATCGGCTCGGCGCTCGAGACGGCCCACCGGGAAGGCGTGCTCCACCGGGACGTCAAGCCCTCCAACATCCTGCGCACCGCCTACGGCGCACCCGTCCTGTCGGACTTCGGCATCGCCGCGACGATCGGCAGCGCCGACCCGGACGAACCGGTGGGCATGTCGATCCCGTGGTCCGCGCCCGAGGTGCTCGGCGACGAGTCGCGCGGGACCGTGCAGTCCGAGGTGTACTCGCTCGCCGCCACCGTCTACTCGCTGCTCGCAGGGCGCAGCCCGTTCGAGGTCCCCGGGGGGAAGAACGCCGCGGCGGACCTGATGGACCGGATCGACAAGGGCGGCGCGCGACCGACGGGCAGGACCGACGTCCCGCCGTCGCTCGAGCGACTGCTCGCCACGGCGATGTCGCGCCGGGTGTCCACGCGCCCGGCGACCGTGATGGAGTTCGTCCGCGGACTCCAGCAGGTCGAGGCCGAGCTCGGGATCCCGCAGACCCCCGCCGAGGTGGCGGTCGAGTCGTGGGCGGTCGCGACCCCGTCGTCCGACGCGGACCGGACCGTCGTCCGCGAGCTGCAGCCGCCCTCCCGGACCGGTGCCCGGCGCCGCACGCGGCGCGCCGTCCGGGGCGGGGCCTCCACGGGGGTGCAGAGCGTGGGGACGGTCCACCGCACCGGATCGGCGACCGTCGCGCGTCGGCGGGGTCGCACGAACGTCGTGGTGGCCGGATCGGCCGGTGTCCTCGTCCTCGCGGCCGTCGCCGTGGTGAGCGTCCTGCTCGTCACACGCGCGGGCACCGCGTCGATCCCCACCGTCCGCGACGTCAGCGCCCGCGCCGGTGCCGACTCGGTGTCGTTCAGCTGGGCCGACCCGGGGCTCCGTCCCGGTGACACCTACGTGATCACCTCGTCCGGCGCGACGAGCCAGCAGACCGGCACCACCTTCGTCGTGTCCGGCGGGACGGGGGCCGAGCAGTGCATCACGGTCGCCGTGAACCGTGACGGCAAGACGGGCGCCGCGAGCCCCGAGCAGTGCGGGACGATCGGGAGCACCGGGTGA
- the atpA gene encoding F0F1 ATP synthase subunit alpha: MADITISPDEIRDALKDFVSNYEPTKASTAEVGHVTDAGDGIAHVEGLPGVMANELIRFEDGTLGLAQNLDEDEIGAIVLGEFGGIEEGQEVTRTGEVLSAPVGDGFLGRVVDPLGNPIDGLGEIQAEGRRALELQAPGVMSRKSVHEPLQTGIKAIDAMIPVGRGQRQLIIGDRQTGKTAIAIDTIINQKANWESGDEDKQVRCIYVAIGQKGSTIASVKGALEDAGAMEYTTIVAAPASDPAGFKYLAPYTGSAIGQHWMYGGKHVLIIFDDLSKQAEAYRAVSLLLRRPPGREAYPGDVFYLHSRLLERCAKLSDDLGAGSMTGLPIIETKANDVSAYIPTNVISITDGQIFLQSDLFNANQRPAVDVGISVSRVGGDAQVKSIKKVSGTLKLELAQYRSLEAFAMFASDLDQASRRQLDRGARLTELLKQPQYSPYPVEEQVVSIWAGTNGKLDEVPVPDVLRFEAELLEHLRRNSDVLTTLRETNQLSDETVAAMDREIDAFKKGFQTSDGKTLGSEQFDAADAEDVDQEQIVKGRR; the protein is encoded by the coding sequence ATGGCAGACATCACCATCAGCCCCGATGAGATCCGTGATGCCCTGAAGGACTTCGTCTCGAACTACGAGCCGACGAAGGCCTCCACGGCCGAGGTCGGGCACGTCACCGACGCCGGCGACGGCATCGCACACGTCGAGGGCCTCCCCGGCGTCATGGCGAACGAGCTCATCCGCTTCGAGGACGGGACCCTGGGTCTCGCGCAGAACCTCGACGAGGACGAGATCGGAGCCATCGTGCTCGGCGAGTTCGGCGGCATCGAAGAGGGCCAGGAGGTCACCCGCACCGGCGAGGTCCTCTCGGCCCCCGTCGGCGACGGCTTCCTCGGTCGCGTCGTCGACCCGCTCGGCAACCCGATCGACGGTCTCGGCGAGATCCAGGCCGAGGGTCGCCGCGCCCTCGAGCTCCAGGCCCCGGGCGTCATGTCCCGCAAGTCGGTCCACGAGCCGCTCCAGACCGGCATCAAGGCCATCGACGCGATGATCCCCGTCGGCCGCGGTCAGCGCCAGCTGATCATCGGCGACCGCCAGACCGGCAAGACGGCCATCGCGATCGACACGATCATCAACCAGAAGGCCAACTGGGAGTCGGGCGACGAGGACAAGCAGGTCCGCTGCATCTACGTCGCCATCGGTCAGAAGGGCTCCACGATCGCCTCCGTCAAGGGTGCGCTCGAGGACGCCGGCGCGATGGAGTACACCACCATCGTCGCCGCCCCGGCCTCCGACCCGGCCGGCTTCAAGTACCTCGCCCCCTACACCGGCTCGGCCATCGGCCAGCACTGGATGTACGGCGGCAAGCACGTCCTGATCATCTTCGACGACCTGTCGAAGCAGGCCGAGGCCTACCGTGCGGTGTCGCTCCTCCTGCGTCGTCCGCCGGGCCGCGAGGCCTACCCGGGTGACGTCTTCTACCTGCACTCCCGCCTGCTGGAGCGTTGCGCGAAGCTGTCCGACGACCTCGGCGCCGGTTCGATGACGGGTCTCCCGATCATCGAGACCAAGGCGAACGACGTCTCGGCCTACATCCCGACCAACGTGATCTCGATCACCGACGGCCAGATCTTCCTGCAGTCGGACCTGTTCAACGCGAACCAGCGTCCGGCCGTGGACGTGGGCATCTCGGTGTCCCGCGTCGGTGGTGACGCGCAGGTCAAGTCCATCAAGAAGGTCTCCGGCACGCTCAAGCTCGAGCTCGCGCAGTACCGCTCGCTCGAGGCGTTCGCGATGTTCGCGTCCGACCTCGACCAGGCGTCGCGTCGTCAGCTCGACCGTGGTGCCCGCCTGACCGAGCTCCTCAAGCAGCCGCAGTACTCGCCGTACCCGGTCGAGGAGCAGGTCGTCTCGATCTGGGCCGGCACGAACGGCAAGCTCGACGAGGTGCCCGTCCCCGACGTGCTCCGCTTCGAGGCCGAGCTGCTCGAGCACCTGCGTCGCAACTCCGACGTGCTCACCACGCTCCGCGAGACCAACCAGCTCAGCGACGAGACCGTCGCCGCGATGGACCGCGAGATCGACGCGTTCAAGAAGGGCTTCCAGACGAGCGACGGCAAGACGCTCGGCTCGGAGCAGTTCGACGCGGCGGACGCCGAGGACGTCGACCAGGAGCAGATCGTCAAGGGTCGTCGCTAG
- the atpD gene encoding F0F1 ATP synthase subunit beta: MTDTATTAVETSSAPGVGRIARVTGPVVDIEFPHDAIPDIYNLLHTTVTIGDQSQEIGLEVAQHLGDDLVRAISLKPTDGLVRGQEVRDSGAPISVPVGDVTKGKVFDVLGNVLNTDEKLEITERWPIHRKAPAFDQLESKTTMFETGIKSIDLLTPYVQGGKIGLFGGAGVGKTVLIQEMIQRVAQDHGGVSVFAGVGERTREGNDLIGEMEEAGVFDKTALVFGQMDEPPGTRLRVALSALTMAEYFRDVQKQDVLLFIDNIFRFTQAGSEVSTLLGRMPSAVGYQPNLADEMGVLQERITSTRGHSITSLQAIYVPADDYTDPAPATTFAHLDATTELSREIASQGLYPAIDPLTSTSRIMDPRYLGADHYETATRVKQILQKNKELQEIIAILGVDELSEEDKITVERARRIQQFLSQNTYMAKKFTGVEGSTVPLKDTIESFRAIADGEFDHVATQAFFNVGGINDVEEKWAQIQKENR, translated from the coding sequence ATGACCGACACCGCCACCACCGCGGTCGAGACGTCGTCGGCGCCCGGTGTCGGACGGATCGCCCGTGTCACGGGTCCCGTCGTCGACATCGAGTTCCCGCACGACGCCATCCCCGACATCTACAACCTCCTGCACACGACGGTCACCATCGGTGACCAGTCGCAGGAGATCGGCCTCGAGGTCGCGCAGCACCTGGGCGACGACCTGGTCCGCGCCATCTCGCTGAAGCCGACCGACGGTCTCGTCCGCGGTCAGGAGGTCCGTGACTCGGGCGCCCCGATCTCGGTCCCCGTCGGCGACGTCACCAAGGGCAAGGTCTTCGACGTGCTCGGCAACGTGCTGAACACCGACGAGAAGCTCGAGATCACCGAGCGCTGGCCGATCCACCGCAAGGCCCCGGCCTTCGACCAGCTCGAGTCGAAGACCACCATGTTCGAGACCGGCATCAAGTCGATCGACCTCCTCACCCCGTACGTGCAGGGTGGCAAGATCGGTCTCTTCGGTGGTGCGGGCGTCGGCAAGACGGTCCTCATCCAGGAGATGATCCAGCGCGTCGCACAGGACCACGGCGGTGTGTCGGTGTTCGCCGGTGTCGGTGAGCGCACCCGTGAGGGCAACGACCTCATCGGCGAGATGGAAGAGGCGGGTGTCTTCGACAAGACCGCGCTCGTGTTCGGCCAGATGGACGAGCCGCCGGGAACGCGTCTGCGCGTGGCCCTGTCGGCGCTGACGATGGCGGAGTACTTCCGCGATGTCCAGAAGCAGGACGTGCTCCTCTTCATCGACAACATCTTCCGCTTCACGCAGGCCGGGTCCGAGGTCTCCACGCTGCTCGGCCGCATGCCGTCCGCGGTGGGCTACCAGCCGAACCTCGCCGACGAGATGGGTGTGCTCCAGGAGCGCATCACCTCGACGCGTGGTCACTCGATCACCTCGCTGCAGGCGATCTACGTCCCCGCCGACGACTACACCGACCCGGCGCCGGCGACCACGTTCGCGCACCTCGACGCCACGACCGAGCTCTCCCGTGAGATCGCGTCGCAGGGTCTGTACCCGGCCATCGACCCGCTGACCTCCACGTCGCGGATCATGGACCCCCGGTACCTGGGCGCCGACCACTACGAGACCGCGACGCGCGTCAAGCAGATCCTGCAGAAGAACAAGGAGCTGCAGGAGATCATCGCGATCCTCGGTGTCGACGAGCTCTCCGAAGAGGACAAGATCACGGTCGAGCGCGCTCGTCGTATCCAGCAGTTCCTCTCGCAGAACACGTACATGGCCAAGAAGTTCACGGGTGTCGAGGGTTCGACGGTCCCGCTCAAGGACACGATCGAGTCCTTCCGCGCGATCGCCGACGGCGAGTTCGACCACGTGGCCACGCAGGCCTTCTTCAACGTCGGTGGCATCAACGACGTCGAAGAGAAGTGGGCGCAGATCCAGAAGGAGAACCGCTGA
- a CDS encoding FHA domain-containing protein, with protein sequence MEREPVRDDDTVIRARLDAGPVGLPGAEPDGLRDDDPYGDTVIRPVRGVGPGPGPVADDTVLRDRPGRPTPTGTPGGAPPSAAVPRSDEQPVRRRTPSVRIGGRTVRLDRPLVVGRRPAAPRVVVDDGPVLVPVPSPSGQVSSSHLLVHAAGEAAVVEDLRSTNGTVVRPPGAAPFRMAAGASIVVLTGTLVEIGDGNVVEVLSPHLRVGPDDGLPPFPPNP encoded by the coding sequence ATGGAGCGGGAACCGGTGCGCGACGACGACACGGTGATCCGTGCGCGTCTCGACGCCGGTCCCGTCGGCCTTCCCGGTGCAGAGCCGGACGGTCTCCGCGACGACGACCCGTACGGGGACACGGTGATCCGGCCCGTGCGGGGCGTCGGACCGGGGCCCGGACCGGTTGCCGATGACACGGTCCTGCGTGATCGGCCCGGTCGGCCGACGCCGACCGGGACACCGGGGGGAGCGCCACCGAGTGCGGCCGTCCCGCGCAGCGACGAGCAACCGGTCCGCCGCCGGACGCCGTCCGTCCGCATCGGTGGACGCACCGTCCGGCTCGACCGACCACTGGTCGTCGGACGTCGCCCCGCTGCGCCACGCGTGGTGGTCGACGACGGTCCCGTCCTCGTGCCCGTGCCGTCGCCGAGCGGGCAGGTCTCCTCGTCCCACCTGCTCGTGCACGCTGCGGGCGAGGCCGCCGTCGTCGAGGACCTGCGGTCGACGAACGGCACCGTGGTGCGACCCCCGGGCGCCGCGCCGTTCCGGATGGCCGCGGGTGCGTCGATCGTCGTCCTGACGGGTACGCTCGTCGAGATCGGTGACGGCAACGTCGTCGAGGTCCTGTCGCCGCACCTCCGGGTCGGACCGGACGACGGCCTCCCACCGTTCCCTCCGAACCCGTGA